One genomic region from Spirosoma sp. KCTC 42546 encodes:
- a CDS encoding low specificity L-threonine aldolase, whose translation MLIDLRSDTVTQPTPAMREAMFTAPLGDDVLGDDPTVNALEAKAASLFGMEAALFCASGTMTNQLAIRTHTRPGDDVICDYLSHVYQYEGGGISVNSLASTSLAHGERGKLTPELIREHIYSPTDSHKPLSRLVVLENTVNKGGGCYYTIPEIAAIKQLCTEQGLILHLDGARLFNALVETGEPTTAYGQLFDSISICLSKGLGCPVGSLLLGKADVIKQARRFRKLMGGGWRQAGFLAAAGIYALDHHIDRLKLDHSRARKIGAILEQLPEVLEILPIDTNIVIFRLPETILAADYVQQLETKGIRGIPFGKHLVRFVTHLDFTDKHLEHLATVLTPSTIGNTI comes from the coding sequence ATGCTAATTGATCTTCGTAGCGATACGGTTACACAACCTACGCCCGCCATGCGCGAGGCTATGTTTACAGCGCCCCTTGGGGATGATGTGCTTGGCGATGACCCAACGGTAAATGCCCTGGAAGCCAAAGCAGCTTCGCTCTTTGGTATGGAAGCCGCTCTCTTCTGTGCATCGGGCACCATGACCAACCAACTCGCCATTCGTACCCACACACGGCCCGGTGATGATGTTATCTGCGATTACCTGTCGCACGTGTATCAGTACGAAGGTGGAGGCATTTCAGTGAATTCTTTAGCCTCCACCAGTCTGGCGCATGGCGAACGGGGCAAGCTCACTCCTGAGCTTATCCGTGAGCATATTTATAGCCCTACTGATTCACACAAACCACTTTCCCGTCTGGTTGTCCTGGAAAACACGGTCAATAAAGGGGGCGGCTGTTATTATACCATCCCCGAAATTGCCGCGATCAAACAGCTCTGTACCGAACAAGGTTTGATTCTGCATTTAGATGGTGCCCGTCTTTTCAATGCCCTTGTCGAAACCGGTGAACCTACCACAGCCTACGGACAGTTATTTGACTCCATCAGTATTTGCCTGTCGAAAGGATTGGGCTGTCCGGTGGGGTCGCTCCTACTCGGAAAAGCAGATGTCATTAAGCAGGCTCGCCGTTTCCGTAAACTAATGGGCGGAGGCTGGCGGCAGGCAGGTTTTCTGGCCGCAGCGGGCATCTACGCACTCGATCACCACATTGACCGGCTGAAACTGGATCACTCCCGCGCCCGTAAAATTGGGGCCATTCTCGAACAACTCCCCGAAGTACTGGAAATCCTGCCCATTGATACCAATATCGTCATTTTCAGACTTCCCGAAACCATCTTAGCCGCCGATTACGTTCAACAATTAGAGACAAAAGGTATCCGTGGTATCCCCTTCGGTAAACATTTGGTGCGCTTTGTAACGCATCTGGATTTCACCGATAAACATCTTGAGCATTTAGCGACGGTATTAACGCCTTCAACAATTGGGAACACCATCTAA